In the Methanofollis sp. genome, GCTTGCCCTTGCAAAGAAGGTCTTTGCACGGACGGCCGCCTACGACGCCGCGATCTCGAACTATCTCTCCGGCCTCGACGGCGGTTTCCCGGAGACCTACTCCTTCCAGTTCAGGAACGGCCGGTCCCTCCGTTACGGCGAGAACCCGCACCAGAAGGCGGCCGTCTACGGCGACCACGGCATCGCCGGCCAGGTGCCCCTGCAGGGGAAGGAGATGTCGTACAACAACTACCTTGACGTCGATGCGGCCGTCTCCCTTCTCCGCGAGTTCGACGAACCGACGTCGGTGATCGTCAAGCACAACAACCCCTGCGGCGTCGCCATCGGGAAGAACGGACTCGAAGCCTACCTCGCCGCCCGCGAGGTCGACCCGGTCTCCGCCTACGGTTCGATCGTCGCCCTCAACACCCCGGTGGACACGGCGATCGCGGCAGAACTCTGCGGCACCTTCGTCGAGGTCATCGTCGCCCCGTCGTACTCGCCCGAGGCCGTCGAGATGATGAAGAAGAAGCCGAACATGCGTGTCCTTGTCCTGCCGGAGAAGACGGCGGCCGACGAGGTCAGGAGCATCGACGGCGGCATCCTCGTCCAGCGGACTCCCGCACCGAAGGAGGAGTGGAAGGTCGTCTCAGAGCGCGAACCGACCGAGCAGGAGATTGCGGCGATGCGCTTTGCGATGAAGATCTGCAAGCACACGAAGAGCAACGCGATCATCTATGCCAACGACCATGTCGCCCTCGGCATCGGCGCCGGGCAGATGAACCGCGTCGACTCCGCGAAGATCGCCGTCGAGAAGGCGCGGTCTTCCCTGAAGGGCTCTGTCGTGGCGTCCGACGCCTTCCTGCCCTTCGCCGATACCATGGAGGTCGCGGCGGCGGCCGGCGCGACGGCCCTCGTGCAGCCGGGCGGATCGATCCGTGACCAGGAGGTCATCGAAGCGGCAAACAAGCTCAATGTCGCGATGGTCTTCACGGGCGTGCGCTATTTCAGGCACTGAATCATTCCCTTCTTTTTTTCTGCCTGACGACTTCGGCAACCTTGTCATCGACGGCAGCACCAACACCGACCTTGTCAGGAAGGCGCTCTCCTCCGAACCTGCCGGCTATCAGGTGCGGGCATCGAAGAGTTTCTGCACGAAGTGCGGGTCG is a window encoding:
- the purH gene encoding bifunctional phosphoribosylaminoimidazolecarboxamide formyltransferase/IMP cyclohydrolase, with the protein product LALAKKVFARTAAYDAAISNYLSGLDGGFPETYSFQFRNGRSLRYGENPHQKAAVYGDHGIAGQVPLQGKEMSYNNYLDVDAAVSLLREFDEPTSVIVKHNNPCGVAIGKNGLEAYLAAREVDPVSAYGSIVALNTPVDTAIAAELCGTFVEVIVAPSYSPEAVEMMKKKPNMRVLVLPEKTAADEVRSIDGGILVQRTPAPKEEWKVVSEREPTEQEIAAMRFAMKICKHTKSNAIIYANDHVALGIGAGQMNRVDSAKIAVEKARSSLKGSVVASDAFLPFADTMEVAAAAGATALVQPGGSIRDQEVIEAANKLNVAMVFTGVRYFRH